A single window of Sphaerodactylus townsendi isolate TG3544 linkage group LG03, MPM_Stown_v2.3, whole genome shotgun sequence DNA harbors:
- the ALKBH7 gene encoding alpha-ketoglutarate-dependent dioxygenase alkB homolog 7, mitochondrial isoform X2, whose protein sequence is MPRGWPGGGTDGGRGGSCRRGCGGGCRRAARRCCGASWAKAIHKYRETERLHWSQESREILQRVRDVAFPPQVPQLAQVHVLDLDKTGYIKPHIDSVKFCGCTIAGLSLLSPSVMRLVSEQNPRDCLDLLLERRSLYILRGPARYEFTHEILKDEESFFDGQKIPRERRISIICRNLPLPPS, encoded by the exons ATGCCCCGCGGTTGGCCCGGCGGAGGGACGGACGGGGGCCGCGGAGGGTCATGCCGTCGGGGTTGTGGCGGCGGCTGCAGGCGGGCGGCGCGGCGGTGCTGCGGGGCTTCGTGGGCGAAG GCAATTCATAAATACCGTGAGACAGAAAGATTGCACTGGAGCCAGGAGAGCCGGGAGATCTTGCAGAGGGTGCGGGACGTGGCTTTTCCTCCCCAGGTGCCGCAATTGGCCCAGGTCCATGTCCTGGATTTGGATAAAACTGGCTACATAAAACCCCACATAGACAGTGTCAAG ttcTGTGGCTGCACCATTGCCggcctctcccttctctccccgaGCGTGATGCGCCTGGTCAGCGAGCAGAATCCGCGGGACTGCTTGGATCTGCTGCTGGAGCGTCGCTCCCTTTATATCCTCCG GGGACCAGCTCGTTATGAATTCACTCATGAGATCCTTAAAGACGAGGAGTCCTTTTTTGATGGCCAGAAGATTCCCCGAGAACGAAGGATCTCCATCATCTGCCGGAACCTCCCGCTGCCGCCATCGTAG
- the ALKBH7 gene encoding alpha-ketoglutarate-dependent dioxygenase alkB homolog 7, mitochondrial isoform X1, whose product MPSGLWRRLQAGGAAVLRGFVGEGEEALLAREVEPLLRRRPYQDQHWDGAIHKYRETERLHWSQESREILQRVRDVAFPPQVPQLAQVHVLDLDKTGYIKPHIDSVKFCGCTIAGLSLLSPSVMRLVSEQNPRDCLDLLLERRSLYILRGPARYEFTHEILKDEESFFDGQKIPRERRISIICRNLPLPPS is encoded by the exons ATGCCGTCGGGGTTGTGGCGGCGGCTGCAGGCGGGCGGCGCGGCGGTGCTGCGGGGCTTCGTGGGCGAAGGCGAGGAGGCGCTGTTGGCGCGGGAGGTGGAGCCGCTCTTGCGCCggcgcccctaccaggaccagcACTGGGACGGG GCAATTCATAAATACCGTGAGACAGAAAGATTGCACTGGAGCCAGGAGAGCCGGGAGATCTTGCAGAGGGTGCGGGACGTGGCTTTTCCTCCCCAGGTGCCGCAATTGGCCCAGGTCCATGTCCTGGATTTGGATAAAACTGGCTACATAAAACCCCACATAGACAGTGTCAAG ttcTGTGGCTGCACCATTGCCggcctctcccttctctccccgaGCGTGATGCGCCTGGTCAGCGAGCAGAATCCGCGGGACTGCTTGGATCTGCTGCTGGAGCGTCGCTCCCTTTATATCCTCCG GGGACCAGCTCGTTATGAATTCACTCATGAGATCCTTAAAGACGAGGAGTCCTTTTTTGATGGCCAGAAGATTCCCCGAGAACGAAGGATCTCCATCATCTGCCGGAACCTCCCGCTGCCGCCATCGTAG